The genomic window AAAATGGAAAACATTCACAACGCTTCTGGTTTATTCGCAATTTCTGATTTCAGGGTTTTTGGAAACGGATTAGCAGCAAAACCAAAAGCAGCTGCCTCTTTTAAAGTGGATAGAAATAAAGCAGATTCTAGAAACGCAATGATTTCTTGGAAAAAACAAAATGATGCCATTGGATATAATATTTATTATGGAATTTCTCCAGATAAATTATACAACAGTATCATGGTTTATGGAGACAGCTCATACGATTTTAGAGGTTTAGATAAAGGCACAAAATATTATTTTACCATAGAACCTTTTAATGAAAACGGAATTGGAATAAAAAATAAGATTATAGAAGTAAAATAATCTTTATTTATGAAATGTTTAAAAGCTCTAATTGCAAATTGAAGAATTTGTAATTAGGGCTTTTTTTCATAAAAAGGATCATGAAAAAATCTGACACTTCTAGAGAATTTTTGTTTCTTTGTGAGATAAGCCAAAAACGGAACATAACCCCAAAAATGTTATAGAAATTATGAAAAGAACGATTCTTTTAACTGCTTTAGTTTTAAACGGATTGACTTCATCTTTTGCTCAGACAAACGATGAAAAAAACATTAAATTATTTTATAAAAAAGCCTTAACCGAGTCAAAATGCTACACTTGGTTAGAATATTTGTCTAATGATATTGGAGCCCGTCTATCTGGTTCTAAAGGAGCTGAACTGGCTGTCGATTACACAAAAAGACAATTAGAATCACTTGGATTAGATAAAGTATATCTTCAGGAAGTTATGGTGCCGCATTGGGTTAGAGGTGAAAAGGAAACAGCTTATATCTTAGACGGAAAAACAAAAACTGTAGTGCCAATCTGCGCTTTAGGAGGTTCTGTCGCAACTCCAAAAACCGGAATTACTGCAGAGATAGTTGAAGTGCAGGGAATTAAAGAATTAGCTGAATTAGGAGCAGATAAAGTAAAAGGAAAAATTGTGTTTTACAACAGACCAATGAATCCTGAAAATATTGAAACGTTTACTTCTTATGGAGCATGTGTTGACCAAAGATATGCAGGAGCAAAAGAAGCTGCAAAACTAGGAGCGGTGGGAACGATCGTTCGTTCAATGAATTTAAGATTAGACGATTTTCCTCATACAGGTGCGCAAAGTTATGGTGACTTACCAAAAGAGCAATATATTCCAACCGCAGCAATAAGTACAAACGGAGCAGAATTGTTGAGTAAATCTTTAAGGGTAAATCCAGCTTTAAAGTTTTATTTCAAACAATCTTGTGAAACTTTACCAGATGCATTGTCTTATAACGTAATTGGAGAATTGACAGGAACGGTTAGTCCAGAAAATATCATGGTAGTTGGCGGACATTTAGATTCTTGGGATTTGGCAGATGGTTCTCATGATGATGGAGCAGGAGTAGTGCAAAGTATGGAGGTAATTAGAATTTTGAAAAATTTGAATTACAAACCTAAAAATACGATTCGTGTTGTTTTGTTTATGAATGAAGAAAATGGCGGAAAAGGCGGTGCTAAGTATGAGGAAGTTTCGAAACAAAAGAAAGAAAATCACATTTTTGCATTAGAAAGCGATTCAGGCGGATTTACTCCACGTGGATTCTCGATTGAAGCTGATGATGCTAATTTGAAAAAAATTCAAGGATACAAAGATCTTTTTGAACCTTATTTAGTGCATAGTTTTACGATTGGCCACGCAGGTTCAGATATTAGTCATTTAACTTCGCAGGCAATTGTTAAAGCAGGATTAAAGCCAGATTCACAACGTTATTTCGATTATCATCATGCGGCAAACGATACCTTTGATGCGATTAACAAAAGAGAATTAGAATTAGGTGCGGCAACAATGACTACTTTGATGTATTTATTAGATCAAAACGGAATTGATATTAAAAAAGCAAATTAAGATTTTAAAAAATATATCGTTTAGAAAGCTGTGAGTTAAACTTACAGCTTTTTTTTTGTCTCAAGATTTCATCACAATCAAATAGTACAAAAAAGTTATCGGAATATTAGAAAGCAGCAATAAGATTTTAAAACCAATCTCTTTTCGCTGCTGCCGTAAAAGAAGAAATTTTTCTGCCAAATGAACAAACATGATTGTATTAACAAGTATCGCAGCTAAAGCAAATGGCCATGCAATAACGAGAATGGCTGTATCTCCATTTGAAATAATATATGATGCGAACAGCAATGTAGTAATGACAAATGATCCAATCGTTAATTCGAGAGATTGTTTTTCCTTGAATGGTTGTTCGTTAATTGTTTTCATTTTGCTAAATATTAAAAGTTTGTTGAATCGATTGAACTGGCATAAACAGCATTTTTGAAAAATCCAAGTAATGAAACGGCAGCGCTTTTTTACCTCGATTGTATTGCTGAAAGAAATAGTTTAGTCGCTTTGGATAAAATATAGTGCCCGATAAGATTACCATATACAGATACAAGCTTCTTTTTCCATTTCCGAATAAATAATACTGCATTCCGATTTCTTCATAAACTGAAATTCCTGTATTGGTCAAAACATGAATAATATCGTGATCTTCCAGCTTTTCTTGAATATCAAAATGATTGTTATGAAGGAAACTGCCTAAGCCATAACCCAAACTGTCTTTAGGAAAATCCATCAATGCTGTTTTATCAATTTTCCAAGGTTCATTTTTCTTGAAATATTTTTGATACGGCTTTTTAGAACATTCATACAATTTTTCGATTAAATAATCTCTCATAAATGAAATTTTAAAAGTTCTTTGAAATTCAAAGCTTATTAATAAATAAAGAAGCTAGAAATAAAATAAACTAGCTTTTTTCTAATTAGTAGTTATCTATTACCGTTTTTAGTAAATTAGAAGCAGCAAGGTCAGAAGGAGCAACGACTTTCTCCTGTAACGGAATCTCATCGCCATAACGCTCTTTCAATACTTTTTGAACTCTTGTTTCGGTTAGGTTAAAGTCATTCAGTTCTCTTAGTTGGGACAATTCAATTCCGGCTGCATTTTTATAAATTTTCCAAACTAATTCAGAGCAGTAAATCCTATTGTCTGTCCACTCAAAATAAGCATCATATTCTTTACCATCAAACTGCTGACTGTAGTCCTTCATTTTTTGTAAAACTTCAGGCTTCAAAACAGTGTCATTTTTTAATCTTTTCACCACATATTTGCTGTCTTTTCCGTGGTTAATCCAATCTTCAAGCGGTGTAAGTTTTACAGGTTGAACAGCTTCAAAAACAAACCATTTTCCGTTTATGTCATAGATAATGCCACAGTGCGAAAATTTCGAATTAGTGGCTATACGAACAGCTTCGCATTGTTTCGATTCCGAAGTTTGAAAAATAATATCACCATCTTTAAACTTACTAGATATAGTTTTTTCCTGACTATTTCCAGTAAAAGGATTGTTGGGAAAAACTTTGATCGAAACAAACAGCGCACAGCCAAAACTGATGAGTAACGTTATTAGCGGGAGTATGATTTTTTTGCTTTTCATAAAGTATAATTTAAAGTACTTTGAGATGCAAAGTAAATGATAAAAAAAATAGCTGCCAAATAAATTGACAGCTATTTGCTAAATATATTTTACTAAAATATTAGATTCTAAAAATACCTCCAACAGCAATAATTCGCTGGAAGAAGAAAAAGTCCTGAGAAGCTTTGTCCTCGCTGCTTGTGGTAGTTCTAATATCCTGCATGTTGATATAACCGCCTTTAAGCTCTCCCTGAATATAGAAGTGTTTGAAGAACGTAATATTGATACCAGCTTTTGCAGAAACTCCATAACCAGAAATGTGAAAATCATCATGGCGTTCTTTTCCTAAAAGCATAGTATTAGTTTTTGGATATAAAACACCAGCACCAAGACCTTCAGTTAAGTTTATTTGAACTTTATCTGTATTTGGAAGGCTGAACCATTTCGAAATATCATCAAATCTAGAAACTTCAGTATTGATGTAATTCAATCCGTCTGTATGCTCGTACGTTAAGAAAGTTTCATCTGTAAAGTTTACAGGAGTATTATTATAAACACCGTTGTGCACAGGTCCATCAATATAACCCGTAACATTTGCAGTCTGATCCTGAGTCATCACATATTTCATGTGGTCAACTCCGATGGCTACACTGTAATGATCACTGAAAAAATAACCCAATCTCAAATTTGTTTGAGGTATCGTCATGTTCGCAGGATTAATGTAATCAATATGCCAGCCTTTTGGTTTATCGTGAGCTGTCATATTATTAACTGTAAAGTTGTAATCTTTACCTCTGAAATTCACATCAGAGTTAGAATAACTTTCTCTATTTCCACCCCACATTACAAAGAATTTACCTTTGTTATGAGCAGTGTATTTTTGTACTGGAATTTCTTCCTGAGCAAAAGTGCTTAATGAAACACAAATCAGAAAGAAAAACAAAATTTTTGTTTTCAAAGAACTTAAATATTATAATTAAAAG from Flavobacterium fluviale includes these protein-coding regions:
- a CDS encoding M20/M25/M40 family metallo-hydrolase, with amino-acid sequence MKRTILLTALVLNGLTSSFAQTNDEKNIKLFYKKALTESKCYTWLEYLSNDIGARLSGSKGAELAVDYTKRQLESLGLDKVYLQEVMVPHWVRGEKETAYILDGKTKTVVPICALGGSVATPKTGITAEIVEVQGIKELAELGADKVKGKIVFYNRPMNPENIETFTSYGACVDQRYAGAKEAAKLGAVGTIVRSMNLRLDDFPHTGAQSYGDLPKEQYIPTAAISTNGAELLSKSLRVNPALKFYFKQSCETLPDALSYNVIGELTGTVSPENIMVVGGHLDSWDLADGSHDDGAGVVQSMEVIRILKNLNYKPKNTIRVVLFMNEENGGKGGAKYEEVSKQKKENHIFALESDSGGFTPRGFSIEADDANLKKIQGYKDLFEPYLVHSFTIGHAGSDISHLTSQAIVKAGLKPDSQRYFDYHHAANDTFDAINKRELELGAATMTTLMYLLDQNGIDIKKAN
- a CDS encoding YiiX family permuted papain-like enzyme; amino-acid sequence: MKSKKIILPLITLLISFGCALFVSIKVFPNNPFTGNSQEKTISSKFKDGDIIFQTSESKQCEAVRIATNSKFSHCGIIYDINGKWFVFEAVQPVKLTPLEDWINHGKDSKYVVKRLKNDTVLKPEVLQKMKDYSQQFDGKEYDAYFEWTDNRIYCSELVWKIYKNAAGIELSQLRELNDFNLTETRVQKVLKERYGDEIPLQEKVVAPSDLAASNLLKTVIDNY